Proteins encoded by one window of Candidatus Odinarchaeum yellowstonii:
- a CDS encoding MoaD family protein, with amino-acid sequence MKVTVKFLANMGIFMGIRELNLELDDGKEYTIKDIIERITRETGKDLKGKIMDERGQSTGRVRIVLNGRDIVSLSRFDTKVADGDNISMFPALGAG; translated from the coding sequence ATGAAGGTCACAGTGAAATTCTTAGCGAATATGGGAATATTCATGGGGATCAGAGAGTTAAACTTAGAGTTAGATGACGGTAAAGAGTACACTATTAAAGATATAATTGAGCGTATCACACGAGAAACCGGTAAAGATCTTAAAGGTAAAATAATGGATGAAAGAGGGCAGTCGACCGGTAGAGTTCGAATAGTCTTAAACGGCCGTGATATAGTTTCTCTCTCAAGATTCGACACTAAAGTAGCGGACGGCGATAATATTTCAATGTTCCCTGCTTTAGGCGCCGGTTAA
- a CDS encoding DUF2240 family protein, producing the protein MQLEFKDENILLALPFKSKNKYLLEEKEFIYALSFDLRVLKPSDAYTLLKKGLQKGLITSKNGLISPSISIL; encoded by the coding sequence ATGCAGCTTGAATTCAAAGACGAAAACATTTTACTAGCTTTACCGTTCAAATCTAAAAATAAGTATCTACTGGAGGAAAAAGAGTTTATATACGCTCTCTCATTCGACTTAAGGGTTTTAAAACCCTCCGACGCCTACACACTTTTAAAAAAAGGATTACAGAAAGGTCTCATAACTTCAAAAAACGGTTTAATCAGCCCATCGATATCAATTCTATAA
- a CDS encoding ADP-ribosylation factor-like protein — protein MIHHVYVIKRSGECLFSKNYGAKLLDEGLISGFLSALQSFVTEVSGEVIKIIRTGNIKFIYGVAKDLIFVLATSEDEDEELAQQKITTLKEEFLKRFEAIIDNWNGDVTLFNSFNEEIDKIILGPIKISLVGSSGVGKTTIFKLIKGEETPIEHDPTIFVDIGGVKVRIGEYKIPLRVWDFGGQDQFKKAWDRLVQASDIVLLILDSSIVNVLKTRKDLVKLMENISKTTQIIGIANKQDLPGAVKPELVNRVLGIKTYGLVGIDPSNRKILLQIIGEAIEKWFETRGVKIKISKIETETGEEERKEGLQHAA, from the coding sequence ATGATACACCACGTTTATGTGATAAAAAGAAGCGGGGAATGCCTTTTCTCTAAAAACTACGGGGCTAAACTTTTAGATGAAGGGTTAATATCCGGCTTCCTAAGCGCCCTCCAGTCTTTTGTAACAGAGGTTAGCGGTGAAGTTATTAAAATAATCAGAACCGGAAATATTAAATTCATATACGGTGTCGCAAAAGACTTAATATTCGTTTTAGCCACCAGTGAAGATGAGGATGAGGAGCTAGCGCAGCAGAAGATTACAACACTTAAAGAAGAGTTTCTTAAAAGATTCGAGGCAATCATAGATAACTGGAACGGGGATGTAACCCTCTTCAATTCATTCAACGAGGAGATCGATAAAATAATTCTTGGACCCATAAAAATCTCTCTAGTAGGGTCCAGCGGCGTGGGGAAAACAACGATATTCAAGCTTATCAAAGGCGAGGAGACGCCTATAGAACATGACCCAACTATCTTCGTGGATATAGGGGGAGTTAAAGTTAGAATCGGAGAGTATAAGATACCTCTAAGAGTATGGGATTTCGGAGGCCAGGACCAGTTTAAAAAAGCATGGGATAGATTAGTGCAAGCCTCAGATATAGTTTTATTAATTTTAGACTCCTCGATAGTAAACGTTTTAAAAACGCGCAAAGACCTTGTTAAACTAATGGAGAACATCTCTAAAACCACTCAGATAATCGGAATAGCTAATAAACAAGATCTACCCGGTGCGGTTAAACCAGAGCTTGTAAACCGTGTTCTAGGAATAAAAACCTACGGTTTAGTTGGAATAGATCCATCTAATAGAAAAATACTATTACAGATAATAGGTGAAGCTATAGAGAAATGGTTTGAGACAAGAGGGGTTAAAATTAAAATATCTAAAATAGAAACTGAGACAGGTGAAGAAGAGAGAAAAGAGGGATTGCAGCATGCAGCTTGA